The Stegostoma tigrinum isolate sSteTig4 chromosome 9, sSteTig4.hap1, whole genome shotgun sequence genome includes a region encoding these proteins:
- the LOC132210040 gene encoding probable G-protein coupled receptor 139, which translates to MTTVDLLVIVSNVIIYYMLYYYFPFSFLHFTSVRSINEVINYTAVDCSVWFTVAFTVDRFVLICCQRLRAKYCREQTAAVVIATVSIMFCVKNIPLYYAFEPIYIINNVEWGAHFKPDYFILPGWISFDWLDTILNPLLPYFLILLLNALTVRHIVMANRMRRALQGQRNAQKSDDPEMQSRRKSIILLFAISGTFIVLWMPYAVFFLVSRITDRFYEPDDYTDPLLIAEYTGDMFQLLSSCTNTCVYALAQTKFRENLKNAIIDCPLQQYQKLNVDLIEEQPPEIFELFPDLS; encoded by the exons ATGACGACAGTTGACCTACTGGTCATTGTTTCCAATGTGATAATCTACTATATGCTTTATTATTATTTCCCATTTTCATTTCTGCACTTCACCTCAGTAAGGAGCATCAATGAGGTTATCAACTACACAGCTGTTGACTGCTCTGTTTGGTTCACGGTCGCTTTCACTGTCGATCGGTTTGTCCTCATTTGTTGCCAGAGGTTGAGAGCAAAGTATTGCAGGGAGCAAACTGCAGCTGTGGTTATTGCAACTGTGAGTATCATGTTCTGCGTCAAAAACATCCCCCTGTACTATGCTTTTGAGCCAATCTATATAATTAACAATGTGGAGTGGGGCGCTCATTTCAAACCAGACTATTTTATCTTGCCAGGATGGATCAGTTTTGACTGGCTTGACACAATTTTAAACCCACTGTTGCCATACTTTCTCATTTtactgctcaatgcactgactgtccgacacaTTGTGATGGCCAATCGAATGCGCAGAGCACTGCAAGGTCAACGCAACGCCCAGAAGAGTGACGATCCAGAGATGCAAAGCCGAAGGAAATCCATTATTTTACTGTTCGCTATCTCTGGCACCTTCATCGTGCTTTGGATGCCATATGCTGTATTTTTCCTTGTTTCCAGAATTACAGACAGGTTTTATGAGCCAGATGACTATACTGATCCCTTACTTATTGCAGAATATACTGGAGATATGTTTCAACTGCTGAGCTCTTGTACAAACACATGTGTTTATGCATTGGCCCAGACTAAATTCAGAGAAAATTTGAAAAATGCAATAAT AGACTGTCCCCTTCAACAGTACCAAAAACTGAATGTTGATTTGATAGAGGAACAGCCACCAGAGATATTTGAGCTTTTTCCTGATCTTTCCTGA